The following are from one region of the Paenibacillus sp. JZ16 genome:
- a CDS encoding NUDIX hydrolase gives MEYQAPKQCISVSALVTNDRGEVLLLRTHWRSDTWEMPGGNVELGEPLDKAICREFLEETGIIIKPTGITGVYMNTTKQVLSICFRAQYISGEIKIQEDEILEARYIKIDQSNIEEYITRPQQRSRLLDAMNAACFVPFEAWEANPNYMLLHRLEGNMNNDY, from the coding sequence TTGGAATACCAGGCACCTAAACAATGTATTTCGGTTTCAGCTTTAGTCACTAATGATCGTGGTGAGGTATTGTTGCTTAGAACACATTGGCGATCAGATACATGGGAAATGCCAGGTGGGAATGTTGAGTTAGGGGAACCCCTTGATAAAGCAATTTGCAGAGAGTTTCTTGAGGAGACGGGTATCATTATTAAACCAACTGGTATAACCGGTGTTTATATGAATACAACAAAACAAGTATTGTCTATATGTTTTAGAGCTCAATACATAAGTGGAGAAATTAAAATACAAGAAGACGAGATACTCGAAGCTAGATACATAAAAATTGATCAATCTAATATCGAGGAATACATAACGAGACCGCAGCAAAGATCTAGATTATTGGATGCGATGAATGCAGCATGTTTTGTGCCCTTTGAAGCTTGGGAAGCAAACCCGAATTATATGTTGTTACATAGGTTGGAAGGAAACATGAACAATGATTATTAA
- a CDS encoding GNAT family N-acetyltransferase, whose amino-acid sequence MDLEYRINDDCIVSEVKEVFIRSGIRRPVGDSDRIQRMIDHADEIITVREGSKLVGFLRAITDYSYCCYISDIAVDTEYQGLGIGKELIRILRDKLGEDICTNFSTESRRIL is encoded by the coding sequence GTGGATCTGGAATATAGAATCAATGATGACTGTATTGTCAGCGAGGTTAAAGAAGTATTTATTCGATCAGGGATCAGGAGACCGGTAGGCGATTCAGATCGAATTCAGAGGATGATAGATCATGCAGATGAGATTATAACGGTAAGAGAAGGAAGTAAACTGGTGGGATTTTTAAGGGCCATCACAGATTATTCATATTGCTGCTATATTTCAGATATTGCGGTGGATACGGAATATCAAGGATTAGGAATTGGCAAGGAACTAATCAGAATATTGAGGGACAAATTAGGAGAAGACATATGTACTAACTTCAGCACCGAAAGCCGTAGGATTTTATGA
- a CDS encoding carbon-nitrogen hydrolase family protein — translation MKTFTVATVQYNCSEPDQKLNTEIGLRYVRKAKDLGEDIVLFPECWITAYAFPDIVETKLPAEEIENHPDFKAWYEAAIDENNTALKSFQAIAEELSIGIVITGFTKGVKRPQNSAFVIDRNGEILLKYSKVHTCDFDTERMLEPGTEFKVCDFDGVKIGVMICYDREYPESARVLMLKGAEIILVPNDCGTMEPRLQALSTRAYENMVGIAMANPPGEHAGCSCAYSPIMWDSDGKSVDNTIMLADHMSEGIFIAEFDLDEIRKYRNKEMMGNTFRKVKAYKDLLTEKVEEPFIRE, via the coding sequence ATGAAAACCTTTACAGTCGCAACCGTACAATATAATTGCAGTGAGCCTGATCAAAAACTAAATACGGAAATTGGATTAAGATACGTAAGAAAAGCCAAAGATCTTGGAGAAGATATTGTACTATTTCCTGAATGTTGGATAACTGCATATGCTTTTCCCGACATTGTTGAAACCAAGCTTCCCGCAGAAGAGATAGAGAATCATCCTGATTTCAAAGCTTGGTATGAGGCGGCAATAGACGAAAATAATACAGCCTTAAAATCTTTTCAAGCAATTGCGGAAGAATTATCTATTGGCATTGTCATCACGGGTTTTACAAAAGGGGTAAAGCGTCCTCAAAATTCAGCATTTGTAATTGATCGAAATGGTGAAATTTTATTAAAGTACAGCAAAGTCCATACATGCGATTTTGATACTGAACGTATGCTGGAGCCTGGTACTGAATTTAAAGTATGTGATTTTGATGGGGTGAAGATTGGGGTCATGATTTGTTACGACAGAGAATACCCAGAAAGCGCAAGAGTATTGATGTTAAAAGGAGCAGAAATCATTCTGGTTCCCAATGATTGCGGGACCATGGAGCCAAGATTACAGGCTCTTTCTACTAGGGCTTATGAAAATATGGTTGGCATTGCGATGGCGAACCCTCCTGGTGAACATGCTGGATGCTCTTGTGCTTATAGTCCGATTATGTGGGATTCTGATGGGAAATCGGTCGATAACACCATTATGCTGGCGGATCATATGTCAGAGGGCATATTTATTGCTGAATTTGATCTGGATGAAATTCGTAAGTATCGTAATAAAGAAATGATGGGCAATACGTTTAGGAAAGTGAAAGCTTATAAAGATTTACTAACTGAAAAAGTAGAAGAGCCTTTTATACGAGAATAA
- a CDS encoding GNAT family N-acetyltransferase — protein MKDIINIKRLTTLEEAELLDQEFAKRYEWYRQGDYYYKCLSENNTNERVTLIAYYNDSLAGCCHLIYESQYPYFLDNNIPEINDLNVFPEHRRKHIADRLFDELELIASKTSTYVGLGVGLYRDYGNAQRMYTSRGYVMDGRGMTYKNVQVIPGESVIVDDDLLIYLVKNLES, from the coding sequence ATGAAGGACATCATAAACATAAAGAGACTAACTACATTAGAAGAAGCTGAATTGCTGGATCAAGAATTTGCTAAGCGTTATGAATGGTATCGACAAGGAGATTATTATTATAAGTGCCTAAGTGAGAACAATACCAATGAACGAGTAACACTGATTGCTTATTACAATGATTCGTTAGCAGGATGCTGTCATTTAATCTATGAGTCTCAGTATCCTTATTTTCTTGATAACAACATCCCTGAGATTAATGATTTGAACGTATTTCCAGAGCATAGAAGAAAGCATATAGCAGATAGATTATTTGATGAATTAGAGCTGATTGCCTCAAAGACCTCTACATACGTTGGACTAGGAGTAGGGCTGTACAGAGATTATGGAAATGCCCAAAGAATGTATACATCTCGTGGATATGTGATGGATGGCAGGGGGATGACCTATAAAAATGTTCAAGTAATACCAGGAGAATCAGTTATCGTTGATGATGATCTATTAATTTATTTAGTTAAGAATCTAGAGAGTTAA
- a CDS encoding alanyl-tRNA editing protein, whose protein sequence is MTKKLYYDSAYIREWETRITRKLEREDGTYLIMEETAFYPHGGGQPCDLGWIDKIPVLDVVQEEGEILHKVERLSEKEEVSCRLDWDRRFDHMQHHSGQHLLSAMCLEVCQAETLSFHLGQDYATIDIAQSDLSQDQLMMLELEVNDQVYLNREVTSYFVSREQAAALPLVKQPKVTDDIRIVEIEGIEYNACGGTHVSATGEIGMIKLLRAEKQKGHLRIYFKCGYRALNEFNAGMEILSSLSTRFNTSKEEVLDRIAKWDHEQKLLQAELNAVKAENDAYLAGKLLADRQGSLIQHVFADKPLKDMQNLAAKLTEEADVIVLFVSNADHKIVLAQGGKSGLACGAFFKQYLADYRGKGGGSDKLAQAGFSTGEDAMAFYHFAAQSLS, encoded by the coding sequence ATGACGAAGAAGCTGTATTACGATTCCGCTTATATCCGGGAGTGGGAGACACGAATCACACGGAAACTGGAACGGGAGGACGGAACCTACCTGATCATGGAGGAGACGGCCTTTTATCCGCACGGTGGAGGGCAGCCTTGTGACCTGGGGTGGATCGATAAAATTCCTGTTCTTGATGTTGTTCAGGAGGAAGGGGAAATTCTTCATAAAGTCGAGCGTTTGTCTGAGAAGGAAGAGGTTAGCTGCCGTTTGGATTGGGATAGAAGATTCGATCATATGCAGCATCATAGCGGCCAGCATCTCCTGTCTGCCATGTGTCTGGAAGTATGCCAGGCGGAAACACTCAGTTTCCATTTGGGTCAAGATTACGCTACGATTGATATCGCTCAATCTGACCTGTCTCAGGACCAACTGATGATGCTGGAACTGGAAGTTAACGATCAGGTGTACCTTAATCGAGAAGTAACGAGTTATTTTGTGAGCCGGGAGCAGGCTGCTGCCTTGCCGCTGGTGAAGCAGCCGAAGGTAACCGACGATATCCGGATCGTAGAAATCGAAGGTATCGAATATAACGCTTGTGGGGGTACACATGTCTCCGCAACGGGTGAGATCGGAATGATCAAACTGCTCAGAGCCGAGAAACAGAAAGGGCATTTGCGTATCTATTTTAAATGCGGTTATCGTGCATTGAATGAATTCAATGCGGGAATGGAGATTTTAAGCAGCCTATCAACCAGGTTCAATACCTCTAAGGAGGAGGTCTTGGACCGGATTGCAAAATGGGATCATGAACAGAAGTTGCTCCAGGCTGAATTGAACGCCGTGAAGGCTGAGAATGATGCTTACCTGGCAGGAAAGCTATTGGCGGACCGTCAGGGCAGCCTGATCCAACACGTTTTTGCGGATAAGCCGCTGAAGGATATGCAGAACCTGGCGGCAAAGCTCACCGAAGAAGCTGACGTTATCGTGCTCTTCGTGTCCAACGCAGACCATAAGATTGTCCTCGCTCAGGGAGGGAAGAGTGGTCTCGCATGCGGCGCGTTCTTTAAGCAGTATCTGGCTGATTATCGCGGTAAAGGCGGAGGCAGCGATAAGCTGGCACAGGCTGGTTTTTCCACCGGGGAGGATGCCATGGCGTTTTACCATTTTGCGGCACAGTCATTAAGTTAG
- a CDS encoding DUF4275 family protein, protein MQKIYWSIQFIQKEYLYKENLIEKGVIISNLFDGTTEIINNWDKTFALNISDDIKESTFYDQYKWHIFSYEIQDCLKQHEARNAFNAEIKDEVYVMYQNSPRVLLYSNANALVAEDFDSQQDIYVFNKNFTWTYVNTHEDMCGPYFYKVK, encoded by the coding sequence TTGCAAAAAATTTATTGGTCTATTCAATTTATTCAAAAGGAATATTTATATAAAGAAAATTTAATTGAAAAAGGCGTAATCATCTCAAATCTATTTGATGGAACAACTGAAATTATTAATAATTGGGACAAGACGTTTGCACTAAACATTAGTGACGATATAAAAGAAAGCACTTTTTACGATCAATATAAATGGCATATTTTCAGTTATGAAATACAAGATTGTCTGAAACAACATGAAGCAAGAAATGCTTTTAATGCTGAAATTAAAGATGAAGTATATGTTATGTACCAAAACTCTCCCCGTGTACTTCTATACAGTAATGCAAATGCATTAGTCGCAGAGGATTTTGATTCCCAACAAGATATCTATGTATTTAATAAAAATTTTACTTGGACGTATGTCAATACGCATGAAGACATGTGTGGGCCCTATTTTTATAAAGTGAAATAA
- a CDS encoding HAD family hydrolase — protein sequence MTAKPQLVLDLAGVLVSNFSSTFWLQLSKGTEISFQGIREQFDEIRKDLWTGKIKEDDFWEWMSLRIKQINKERARALLIQSLEPLPGLNYLAEWSEIADIHILSNHCKEWLESILERVEPYTKSITISNQVGLRKPDIQIYQHVGKQFEAGQTVVYIDDQEKNLKPVIELGWKTLLADKEHKWIEQVELMIGMRRRTLDLKRDSINSR from the coding sequence ATGACTGCAAAGCCACAACTGGTATTAGATTTAGCTGGTGTATTAGTCAGTAATTTCTCATCTACGTTTTGGCTCCAATTATCTAAGGGTACCGAAATCTCGTTTCAAGGCATCCGAGAACAATTTGATGAGATTCGAAAAGATCTATGGACTGGAAAGATCAAAGAAGATGATTTTTGGGAATGGATGAGTCTGCGAATAAAGCAAATTAACAAAGAGCGAGCCAGAGCGTTATTAATTCAATCACTGGAACCTCTCCCTGGATTAAATTATTTGGCGGAGTGGAGTGAAATTGCAGATATCCATATCTTAAGTAACCATTGTAAGGAATGGTTGGAATCGATTTTAGAAAGAGTAGAACCCTATACAAAGAGCATAACGATTTCAAATCAAGTAGGTTTAAGAAAACCAGATATACAGATATATCAACATGTCGGCAAACAATTTGAAGCAGGCCAAACGGTTGTTTATATTGATGATCAAGAAAAGAACCTGAAACCGGTTATCGAACTTGGATGGAAAACCCTGTTAGCAGATAAAGAGCATAAATGGATAGAACAAGTTGAACTCATGATAGGAATGAGGAGGAGAACACTTGATTTGAAAAGAGATTCAATTAATTCTAGATAG
- a CDS encoding ABC transporter ATP-binding protein, whose product MIVLEHVNKVYDNGFHALKDINLEFKKGEITVLIGPSGCGKSTTMKLINALNTPSSGKVLIDGKDISRLNPVELRRNIGYVIQSVGLFPHMNISKNAGVVPRLKKWDKDKTDQKVSELLDMVGLDHTIYGTRYPSELSGGQQQRVGVVRALAAEPDIILMDEPFSALDPISREQLQDELIRLQQELNKTIIFVTHDMDEAIKIADTIVLMKDGEVIQTGRPDTILRHPANEFVRDFIGSKRLQNENESAYEIPLVDEVMITNPVTAFPSRGLAEAIKMMEMKRVDSLLIVDRNRQLQGAVSIYRVLDQYGEEGKTVADVMHPVRFSVASGSTLPQAIEIMDSHQLSNLPVVDSNNRFLGLITRGSVVKHLAEVYPTMVPPVLIGEDE is encoded by the coding sequence ATGATAGTACTGGAGCATGTGAACAAGGTTTACGATAATGGCTTTCACGCGCTGAAAGACATTAATCTGGAATTCAAAAAAGGGGAAATTACCGTCCTCATCGGACCGAGCGGCTGTGGCAAATCGACTACCATGAAGCTGATCAACGCGCTCAATACGCCATCCTCGGGCAAAGTTCTGATTGACGGTAAGGATATCTCGAGATTGAATCCGGTTGAACTTCGACGCAATATCGGCTATGTCATTCAAAGCGTTGGATTATTTCCGCATATGAATATCTCCAAGAACGCGGGCGTGGTTCCGCGTCTGAAGAAATGGGATAAAGACAAAACAGATCAAAAAGTAAGTGAATTGTTGGACATGGTCGGACTGGACCACACCATATATGGTACGCGCTATCCATCTGAGCTTAGCGGCGGACAACAGCAGCGTGTAGGCGTAGTGCGAGCGCTGGCAGCTGAACCCGATATTATCCTGATGGACGAGCCATTCTCCGCACTGGATCCCATCAGCCGCGAGCAGCTTCAGGATGAGCTGATCCGTCTTCAGCAGGAGCTCAATAAAACCATTATTTTTGTGACGCATGATATGGATGAAGCTATTAAAATCGCGGATACCATCGTTCTGATGAAAGATGGCGAAGTAATCCAAACAGGTAGACCGGACACCATTTTACGGCATCCCGCAAACGAATTTGTACGTGACTTTATCGGTTCGAAACGTCTGCAAAATGAAAATGAAAGCGCCTATGAAATTCCGCTTGTGGATGAAGTGATGATTACGAATCCGGTCACGGCATTCCCGAGCCGGGGATTGGCTGAAGCCATCAAGATGATGGAAATGAAGCGAGTCGACTCGCTGCTGATTGTGGACCGTAACCGTCAGCTACAAGGCGCGGTTTCGATCTACCGCGTGCTCGACCAATACGGCGAAGAAGGCAAAACCGTGGCAGACGTTATGCATCCGGTCCGTTTTTCCGTGGCTTCGGGAAGCACGCTTCCACAGGCTATTGAGATTATGGACAGTCATCAGCTCAGCAACCTCCCTGTCGTAGACAGCAATAACCGTTTCCTCGGATTAATCACAAGAGGCAGTGTGGTTAAACATTTGGCCGAAGTCTATCCTACGATGGTTCCTCCGGTGCTGATCGGAGAGGATGAGTGA